A stretch of Pangasianodon hypophthalmus isolate fPanHyp1 chromosome 9, fPanHyp1.pri, whole genome shotgun sequence DNA encodes these proteins:
- the LOC113526632 gene encoding LOW QUALITY PROTEIN: uncharacterized protein LOC113526632 (The sequence of the model RefSeq protein was modified relative to this genomic sequence to represent the inferred CDS: deleted 1 base in 1 codon) has product MKEKDRVVLMNAPVAPSGLFGDAVDSVVDRYQQARAQAAAFQRFLPRCSRGAAGQGQPPPCMVASHREAQKQSVASRAPPRRDRESRRRSRSGPSDTKTDLRTGAAVSGEHFSQLSPGNVAGLGGSRPPWRPAEQLARAFPVGSPLQGAKLAASVMPEVSLERLIPLVSFLAAWKLLPNVSQWVLRTIERGYRIQFGFPPPHFSGVLPTLVGPVQALVMEQVCTLLRKEAIEVVPPHDRGFYRRYFIVPKKDGGLRPILDLRQLNLSVARLKFRMLTVTQVVPQIRSEDWFVTINLKDAYFHISILPQHRKFLRFAFGGEAYQYRVLPFGLALSPRTFTKCVDAALAPMRLQGIRKLNYIDDWLILARSEQLAVRHRDVVLTHMKKLGLRLNAGKSVLSPVQRTTYLGVVWDSTTMQARLSPARIELIRMAVARVREGRSLTVKQFQKLLGLMAAASIVISFGLLYMRSLQWWLKTRGFSLRGNPLRMIRVTRRCLRALDMWRKPGFLSQGPVLGALVILLVMLATDASLTGWGAVMSGRSVCGLWSGRRLTWHINCLEMLAVLLALKHFLPDLRGRHVLVRTNNTAVAYYINHQGGLRSRLLYRLALQILVWSQGKLLSLRAAYIPGRLNTGADALSRQGPIPGEWRLHPEVVERIWRVFGRAQVDLFATQETSHCPLWFSLTHPAPLGLDAMAQAWLRLHLYAFPPVALLPGVLERVRRDGVRLLLVAPFWPGRAWFSDLISLLDGSPWEIPVRRDLLSQAGGDILHPRPELWKLWVWPLRGRPATKQTLSRWIVEATSLAYESSGLPSPLGVKAHSTRGVAASKAFLAGVSMQDICNAAGWSTPLTFTRFYGLDMRATPGSSVLLP; this is encoded by the exons aTGAAGGAGAAGGACAGGGTTGTTCTTATGAACGCCCCAGTGGCTCCTTCTGGCCTGTTcggcgacgcggtagactctGTCGTCGACAGGTACCAACAGGCTCGCGCTCAGGCTGCGGCCTTTCAGCGGTTTCTCCCTCGTTGCtctcgtggggctgccgggcaggggcagccccctccgtgtatgGTCGCCTCCCATAGGGAGGCGCAGaaacagagcgtcgcctcccgtgctcccccgaggcgggaccGGGAGTCTCGACGGCGCTCCAGGTCCGGTCCCTCCGACACTAAaacggatctgaggacc ggcgcagcggtctccggcgagcacTTCTCCCAgctctcgcccggcaacgtagcgggtctgggaggctcgcggcctcctTGGAGGCCTGCCGAGCAGCTAGCCCGGGCGTTCCCTGTCGGTTCGCCGCTCCAGGGCGCCAAGCTAGCCGCTTCTGTCAtgccagaggtcagtctcgagaggctgatccccttagtgagctttttggcagcgtggaaacttctgccgaatgtgtctcagtgGGTCCTGCGTACCATagagagaggctaccgaattcagttcggctttCCTCCGCCTCATTTCTCCGGGGTTCTTCCCACCTTGGTGGGCCCCGTGCAGGCTCTGGTGATGGAACAGGTGtgcactctcctgaggaaggaggccatcgaggtggtccctcctcacgacagagggTTTTACAGGCgctacttcattgttcccaagaaggatGGGGGGCTGCGTCCTATCTTGGACTTGCGGcagttgaacctctcagtcgctcgactgaagttcaggatgctcacggtcactcaggtcgtgcctcagatcaggtccgaggactggtttgtcacgatcaaCCTAAAAGATGCatatttccatatctccatccttccccaacacaggaagttcctgaggttcgctttcgggggcgaagcttaccagtatcgggttcttcctttcggcctagcactctcaccccgcaccttcacgaagtgcgtggatgctgctctggctcctatgcgactccagggcatccgcaAACTGAACTATATTGACgattggttgatattagctcgaTCAGAGCAGTTGGCggttcggcatcgagatgtcgttctcaCCCACATGAAGAAACTGGGGTTAAGGCTTAACGCCgggaaaagtgtgctttctccggTTCAGAGAACCACTTACCTGGGCGTGGTGTGGGATTCAACCACGATGCAGGCGCGTTTGTCTCCCGCTCGGATAGAGTTGATCCGCATGGCAGTCGCGAGAGTGAGggaaggccggtcactcactgtcaagcagttccagaaactgctggggTTGATGGCAGCAGCGTCCATCGTAATATCCTTTGGCCTGTTATATATGAGGTCcttacagtggtggctcaagaccagggggttctccctgaggggaaaTCCGCTCCGGATGATCAGAGTCACGAGGCGGTGCCTGCGGGCTCTAGACATGTGGAGGAAGCCTGgcttcttgtctcagggcccggtgctgggagct ctggtAATCCTCCTCGTAATGCTAGCGACGGACGCGTCCCTCACCGgttggggagcggtcatgagtggccgctcaGTCTGTGGTCTGTGGAGTGGCCGCcgtctcacttggcacatcaactgcctggagatgctggccgtgctTCTAGCACTAAAACATTTTCTCCCGGACCTAAGAGGTCgtcacgtgttggtgcgcaccaaCAACACGGCAGTGGCCTAttacatcaaccaccagggaggtctgcgttcgcgcctcctttacaggctggcgctccagatccttgtgtggtcccagggaAAGCTCCTCTCGCTGAGAGCAGCTTATATCCCTGGCCGTCTCAATACGGGagcagacgccctgtcgaggcaggggccgatccccggggaatggagactccaccccgaggtggtggagcggATATGGCGGGTGTTCGGTCGAGCTCAGGTCGACCTGTTTGCAAcacaggagacgtcgcactgccccctttggttctctctgactcatccagctcccctGGGACTGGATGCTATGGCACAGGCGTGGCTGAGGCTGCATCTGTATGCCTTTCccccggtcgctctgctcccgggagttctggagagagtgcgccgggacggggtCCGCCTGTtgctagtagccccgttctggccgggccgagcgtggttctcggacctgatttcccttctcgacggctctccatgggagattcctgtcaggagggatctcctctcacaggcggggggcgacattcttcacccccgcccggagttgtggaagctttgggtgtggcctctg AGGGGTCGTCCTGctactaagcagaccctcagccggtggatcgTGGAAGCCACGTCCCTGGCCTACGAGTCCTCTGGCCTCCCCTcgcccctgggggtcaaggctcattCGACTCGAGGTGTGGCGGCCTCCAAGGCCTTCTTGGCAGGTGTGTccatgcaggacatctgcaatgCGGCGGGTTGGTCCACGCCCCTCACTTTTACCAGGTTCTATGGCCTGGATATGCGAGCCACTCCTggctcttctgtccttttgcctTAG